GCTGATGAATGTTGTCAGTGCTGCGCCTTTATTACCGCGTTCTTCTTTGTCGACTTGAATGATCAGTTCTTGGCCTTCTTTGACCACTTCTTTGATATTCGGACGACCTTGGAATGTATAACCTGAAGGGAAATATTCGCGAGCGATTTCTTTTAACGGGAGGAAACCGTGACGTTCAGCGCCGTAATCTACAAACGCAGCTTCTAAGCTGGGTTCGATGCGGGTGATACGTCCCGTGTAAATATTGGCTTTCTTTTGCTCCTGACCGGAGCCTTCAATGTCGAGATCATACAAGCGTTGACCATCGACCAAAGCAACCCGAATTTCTTCTTGTTGGGTTGCGTTTATTAGCATACGTTTCATAAATGACTAACTCTTTTGTTTAGCCACGACAGAACGTGCACGCTTAAAACGTGTTCAGGGCCTAGCCCCGTGTCCAATCTCGACAACCTCACGGTTGGAACGATGCTTGGGGGCGTACAAGAGGCATCCAAATTTTATGTCTTTGTCGGCTGCAAAATTAGCTAGCCAATTCACAGGTGTTGCATTGCAACACACTAAAAAATGTCTCAGAACAAATTCTAAACACCACATTCTTCGGGCATTTATTTCTATATATTTTAAGGCAGATTGACGTTTCTACAGGGGAGAGACGCATTCAAAGGGCGCATATTGGCCCGGTCTCCTATGTTCTATCCTGTGTCATATCTCGAGTGATCGGGCTTTGCCCATCAAATCACGGGCTTATTTTGGTGTATAAACCAAGCAAGCGCAACCTGAAATCATTGGGTGTGCGCCACAAAATGATGATAAAATGCTGTGGCTATGACAGAAAACACTCCGACCAAAGTAAAATTCTCCACTATCTCAGAAGATCAAGCCGGCCAACGGATTGATAATTTTCTGATCACCCAACTTAAGGGTGCTCCTAAGAGTTTGATTTATCGAATTATTAGGAAGGGCGAGGTGAGAGTAAATAAAAAACGATGCAAGCCCGACTATAAATTGCAGGCTGACGACATAATTCGTATCCCTCCGGTACGTGTTTCAGAGAGAAATAACGATTTACCTTCAGCAAAACTTCAAACCGTTCAAGATTTGGAACATCAGATCGTGTTTGAAGACGAAGCGATGATTGTGATTAACAAACCCTCTGGTCTCGCCGTACATGGCGGCAGCGGTTTATCGTTTGGCATGATTGAAGCGCTCAGAGCATTACGCCCCGATGCGCGTTTCTTAGAACTGGTGCATCGACTCGACCGCGATACCAGCGGTTTAGTGATGGTGGCTAAAAAACGAAGTGCGCTGCGTGAGCTGCACCGGATGTTACGCGATAAAGAAATTCAAAAGAACTATTGGTGCCTCGTCAAAGGACATTGGACGCAGCGTCGAAACAAGGTCGATGCCCCGTTATTGAAAAACACCTTGAAATCTGGCGAGCGAGTGGTGAGAGTTCACGACGACGGCAAAGCCTCGCTGACTCGATTCAAGATTGTTCAACGTTACTCTGGTTGTACCTTAATGGAAGCATTCCCGGTGACAGGGCGAACCCATCAGATTCGTGTGCATTGTTTAGCCGCAGGTCACCCCATTGCATGTGATTCCAAATATGGCGATGCTGAATTTACCGCAACAACAGAGTCATTCGGTCTCAAGCGGCTTTTTCTGCATGCAATCAGGCTAAAGTTGAAGCACCCATTAAAAGACCAGCAACTGAATTTAGAAGCACCACTTGGCGACTCTCTAAAGGTATGTCTAAGTCGGATGCCGAAAGAATGATGAATCAATCATACGAACTGGTCATTTTTGATTGGGACGGCACACTAATGGATTCAGTTGATCGCATTGTTCAATCGTTGCAACTTTCTGCCAAATGGAACGGTGTTCAAGTGCCAAACGCGGATGACTGTAAGTCAGTCATTGGTATGTCACTTGACACCGCTGTCGCTACATTGTTTTCTAGCGATGATAAAGCGAGCTACGGAGACTTATGTGACGGGTATCGTCGTGCATACTTAAGTGATGAAGTGGTCGACGCGCCTATATTTCAGGGCATTGAAGAGTTGCTCAAATTACTGCAACAGCAAAATATTAAGTTAGCTGTTGCAACCGGCAAAGGCAGGCAAGGGCTTGACCGGGTGCTTAAACAGACTGGTTTAGGTCATTTCTTTTGTGCCAGCGCAGCAGGTGATGAACACCCATCCAAACCAAATTGCGCTATGATTCAACACTTGATGGCCATTACTGATGTTTGTTCTGAGCGCACTTTGATGGTGGGTGACTCTCATCTTGACCTTGAAATGGCAATAAATGCGGGCGTAGATGCCGTGGGCGTGGGTTGCGGAGTGTTGACTTTAGAGGCTTTAAACCGGTTAAAACCTCGCTATGTTGTTGAAACAACGGCTCAGCTGTGTAAAGTTTTAACTGCGCCAGAGGGGTGCAATGCTTAAGCTGCATCATGTATGATGCGGCGTCGGTAGGAACTGTGTGTGTTTTTTAGAGGTAATAATGACACAACATACTGTGACAGATTATAAAATTCTGAATCAACAAGCTGAATCTTTAACCAGCGGTGAATCTAATTTAGTCGCAAACCTAGCAAATATTTCAGCGTTGTTGTTTGATCAGATCTCAAACCTTAATTGGTGCGGTTTCTATATGATGGACAACGGCGAACTTGTTTTGGGGCCTTTTCAAGGCAAGCATGCTTGTATTCGTATACCGCTCAGCAGAGGCGTATGCGGAACGGCTGCGGCCACAAACGAGATACAACGTATTGCTGATGTACACGCGTTTGACGGCCATATCGCCTGCGACGCGGCCAGCGAATCAGAAATAGTTTTACCCATTTCAATGAATGGGGTAGTGGTTGCGGTGCTTGATATTGATAGCCCGCAACTTAGTCGTTTTAGTGATGAAGATGAACAAGGGCTTAGTGAACTTGTAAAAAGCGTCATCGAGCCACTGTTTAAACGCGCAACAAGCGCAACGCTTAAGGTTTAACGGATCAATGGAACAACAGAACAAACTCACAGAAAATCGTGAGATTATTGCTTTTCTTGCGGAGCAGTTTCCTGCTTGCTTTTCTATCACTGGCGATGCAAAGCCGCTCAAAATTGGTATTTTCCAAGACTTGATTGGTCGTTTGGAGTCGGATGAGCGTATTAGTAACACACGCTTGCGTCAGGCTATTCGTCACTATACGTCGAGTATTCGCTACTTGAGTTCTGTGAAAGAAGACTCGCTGCGTGTTGACCTTGAAGGTGAAACTGGCGACAAGGTCTCAGCTGAACATGAACAACATGCGGCGGAACGTTTAGCTGAAATTCAAGCCAAGGTTGCTGAGCGCAAAAAGCAACGGGCAGAACAAGCCAAAGCAAAACGTAAGCCTGCACCGAAGAAAGCTCGTGTTCCTGCACGTTCTTCTGAGAAGAAAGTTGACAGCAAGCCGAAAAAGCCAGCGCAACCCGCAAAACCGGCGACACCGGTGAGCGAGTCTGAACTAAAAGAAGGCTTGGCTGTCCGAATTGTGGTTGGCAGCAGCCCCGTTGCGGCAACCATTACTGAAGTATTGAAAGGTAGCGTGCGCGTGACTTTGCAGTCCGGTATGAACATCGAAGTGGCTACCAATAAAGTCGTCCAGGCTTAAACTCACGAGAGGATATTGAATGAGAACACTGGTAAAGCTAATTGCAGGAATTTCGTTAACACCATTACTACTGTTAGCGTCAGAGCAAGCTGCTCCTGTGGTTTATACAGAAGCAGACATTCCGAAATTGGCTCAAGAGCCCCAACATCGGAACGCTGCAATCCGAGTTACTGATGTTTTCACTCAGTCTCATTATCACCCGATTCAATTGAACGA
The sequence above is a segment of the Echinimonas agarilytica genome. Coding sequences within it:
- the rluC gene encoding 23S rRNA pseudouridine(955/2504/2580) synthase RluC, with the protein product MTENTPTKVKFSTISEDQAGQRIDNFLITQLKGAPKSLIYRIIRKGEVRVNKKRCKPDYKLQADDIIRIPPVRVSERNNDLPSAKLQTVQDLEHQIVFEDEAMIVINKPSGLAVHGGSGLSFGMIEALRALRPDARFLELVHRLDRDTSGLVMVAKKRSALRELHRMLRDKEIQKNYWCLVKGHWTQRRNKVDAPLLKNTLKSGERVVRVHDDGKASLTRFKIVQRYSGCTLMEAFPVTGRTHQIRVHCLAAGHPIACDSKYGDAEFTATTESFGLKRLFLHAIRLKLKHPLKDQQLNLEAPLGDSLKVCLSRMPKE
- a CDS encoding HAD family hydrolase; this encodes MMNQSYELVIFDWDGTLMDSVDRIVQSLQLSAKWNGVQVPNADDCKSVIGMSLDTAVATLFSSDDKASYGDLCDGYRRAYLSDEVVDAPIFQGIEELLKLLQQQNIKLAVATGKGRQGLDRVLKQTGLGHFFCASAAGDEHPSKPNCAMIQHLMAITDVCSERTLMVGDSHLDLEMAINAGVDAVGVGCGVLTLEALNRLKPRYVVETTAQLCKVLTAPEGCNA
- a CDS encoding GAF domain-containing protein; this translates as MTQHTVTDYKILNQQAESLTSGESNLVANLANISALLFDQISNLNWCGFYMMDNGELVLGPFQGKHACIRIPLSRGVCGTAAATNEIQRIADVHAFDGHIACDAASESEIVLPISMNGVVVAVLDIDSPQLSRFSDEDEQGLSELVKSVIEPLFKRATSATLKV
- the proQ gene encoding RNA chaperone ProQ, which translates into the protein MEQQNKLTENREIIAFLAEQFPACFSITGDAKPLKIGIFQDLIGRLESDERISNTRLRQAIRHYTSSIRYLSSVKEDSLRVDLEGETGDKVSAEHEQHAAERLAEIQAKVAERKKQRAEQAKAKRKPAPKKARVPARSSEKKVDSKPKKPAQPAKPATPVSESELKEGLAVRIVVGSSPVAATITEVLKGSVRVTLQSGMNIEVATNKVVQA